The Theobroma cacao cultivar B97-61/B2 chromosome 2, Criollo_cocoa_genome_V2, whole genome shotgun sequence genome includes the window CAAACTGGTACTTGATCTATCTCTCCGTTTCCTGTTTTACTTCTCTtggtttctttcctttttcttgttatcTTGATTGTTATGTATGTTTAGTTGCTTACATCTTTGTGAGTTGATCTCAATTTTTGTTGGGTGTGTGTGAAggtttattctttttgattgatttttgggcTTGGCCTAATTTCTTTGATAGCTGTGATTTGTCTTTGAGGGGATGTTAATCTTGTGTCACGGTACATGCTATATCCATGTAGAAAGATGGTgactttctttatttttcatttttgttttcttggaaATTAGTGAAAAGGAATAACTgttctctttacttttttttctctttagaaAATGGAATGGAGCTTTTTTTTATGTCTGATACTCTGATCTGTTACGGGATTCTTTTGATGCTAAGATTTGTGGTTTCTGcatgaaaattttgtaaagTTTAAAGTTTCCAATTCTGGGATCAttgaaagttgaaattttttctatattttttttcagtgTAATTGATGAGATATCATTGGATGAGGAAAACACTGTTCTGGGGGAAATATTGATTGTTTCATGGGCAACACATGCCGTGGATCTTTCAAGGGGAAACTTTATCAGGGCTACAGCCAGCCCGAGGATCATTCTTCCAAGCGCAACAATACTTCTTCTGACCGTTCCAATTCTGATTATTCCCCTACTAGTTTAAACGCTCAACAACTTATTGCCCAAGAATTCTCCAAAGAAACCACCAAAAAAGATACCCATTTGGCTCTCATTAGCCCCACCAAGAAAGATAACATCATGAGACGTGGAATTGATAACCAGGCTTATTATGTGTTGGGTCATAAGACTCCTAACATCCGTGACCTTTACACTTTAGGCCGTAAGTTAGGACAAGGACAGTTTGGGACTACTTACTTATGCATTGAGATTTCTACAGGCATTGAATATGCCTGTAAGTCTATATCCAAAAGGAAGTTGATTTCCaaggaggatgtggaggatgTTAGGAGGGAGATTCAGATAATGCACCATTTGGCTGGTCACAAGAATATTGTGACAATTAAAGGTGCATATGAGGATTCCTTATATGTGCATATTGTGATGGAGCTTTGCTCTGGAGGTGAATTGTTTGACCGTATCATCCAGAGGGGGCATTACAGTGAGAGGAAGGCGGCTGAATTGACTAAGATTATTGTTGGGGTTGTTGAGGCATGCCATTCACTTGGGGTTATGCATAGAGATTTAAAGCCTGAGAATTTCTTGTTAGTTAACAAGGATGATGATTTCTCTCTCAAGGCCATTGATTTTGGACTCTCTGTCTTCTTTAAACCAGGTAAGGAATGAAATgcttttccttaattttttgcaattttgtttttttaatttttattaatttggaaGCAACTTAAGGAGCTGGAACATGCACCTAGTAATTGATCGAGAATTGTTTTTATGGCACATTTGATCGACTACTTATTCTTCTTTTAGTAGGTCAATTACTTGGTCTTGTTAAAACCTAATTCTTAACCTTTAACATTTAAATGTAATGCATACAACCTTAACGGGTTTATGTTGTGAATGCCTATTGAATGGTGACAGGGAAGAACACAAATGCAATAATTGAAGagccaaattttttttctttattgagTCACAAAGTAGTTTGAGCTCCTTTAGTTACCATTATGGAACCAATGTCTTCTTGAATCAACTTGATTCACATAATGTGTGGTTCGCTCCTTCAGGTCAAGTTTTTACCGATGTGGTTGGAAGTCCATATTATGTTGCTCCTGAAGTACTCCTCAAACATTATGGACCAGAAGCAGATGTATGGACTGCAGGAGTTATACTCTATATATTGCTAAGTGGTGTGCCACCATTTTGGGCAGGTATTTATGATGTTTTATGGTTCTGTATCATATTTTGCAAGTAATTATATGTGTAAAATGCTTACAACTTTCTTTTGTCTGTTCATCAGAAACACAGCAAGGAATATTTGATGCAGTGTTAAAGGGACATATTGACTTTGATTCAGACCCATGGCCCCTAATATCTGATAGTGCAAAGGACCTAATCCGCAAGATGTTATGCTCTCGGCCTTCAGAGCGGCTGACTGCTCATGAAGTATTATGTATGTAATATATATCACCTCTCTATTATAATCTACTTGATGCTAATGAATGTTTTGACCAATAAAAATGGTGAAATAAAGGAAGCTGCTCTCTAACATTTGATACttgttttttatgttattattaCTGCATAGGTGAATTGGTGTAGTagtattatcttttttataaaatgttgGATAGTAGTAGTATGATCATGTAGACTTGTATAAAGTTGCAATGTGGGATGCTCAATATGTTTTTCTGGTTGATCTAAATATTTAAGCATGTTTACAAATTCAGTGATATTATTGTTGTCGGACAGTGTATCCCAAAACCAACACTGCATATTGATACAAAGCAATAAGTACATGTATTAATTTGTTAAACTTTTGCACCCTCTGCCTTTCTGCCCatggtaattttaataattaaatgcaGTTCTTTCTGAAGAGTCTTGCTAATTTTAGCAAATTTGGAATCAGAAAGATTCTTCTTTGTTATGAGTTAGAATCCATCCTGTTGGTCGGTATAGTTTGTTACATCCTTAGtgcatttattattttctttagtgAAATGAAATAAAGGTCAATTGTGGTATCTTTTGCCGTTTGATTTCTTTAGGTCATCCTTGGATTTGTGAAAATGGGGTTGCCCCAGATAGGGCGCTAGATCCAGCTGTGCTTTCTCGTCTCAAACAGTTCTCTGCaatgaataaattaaagaaGATGGCTTTACGGGTAAGATTCTCAAAATGTGTGTGTCTGAGTCTGCATCTCTGTACCACTGTCTGGCATTGTGTGAGAGGAAACAGGGAGAAATTGAGGGTCTTgatgtatatataaaactaGGATCATGTTTAATAAATTGGGCAGTGTTTTCTTCCGATCATGAAGAGGTAATGCCCAATTGATGCAGCAGAAGCAAGCTGTTTTTCTCATTAAACATAGAATGCACCAtctttttctaaaatatttcTATGCCTCAGTCTGGCAGCACTTTTCACTGTTTAGAGTTTAGTCTTAAGCACAATGGAACTTAATGATGGCTTTAaacattcttctttttattgtttagtcAAACTCATTCTGACGGAAAGAGCTCTGCCCTTTTTTTACAATCAGGTAATAGCTGAAAGTCTCTCTGAGGAGGAGATTGCTGGTTTGAGAGAGATGTTCACAACTATGGATACTGATAACAGTGGTGCAATCACATTTGATGAACTCAAAGCTGGTCTGCGAAGATATGGTTCTACCTTGAAGGATACAGAGATACGGGACCTTATGGATGCAGTAAGTTTGTTTTGAAGCAGCTATctaaatatatgtttcattttctttttatcttctttttcttcttcctgcTCATTTTGGAATCTTctgtatatttatttttgttcttcttgcTTAATAATTCTTCTTACTGCTTCTTGCCTTTTGGTCTAAATGTCAGTTTATATGTGTTCATGAATTTGTGAGGCATGCAGCATTTGGTCCCATCTTgatattcttttcttaatttagtAAGAAGGCAATTTTAACAGAGAAGCATGGGGTTAAAAGGTCAAAGTTGCAATGCCTTATTGGAAGTAGTGGTTGAGATATGGGTCCAATTGTAATGTGAATAATGCTTCTTTATGAGCTATAAGTGGCCCTTAAACCAACTGAAGAATAGCTTTAGCTAT containing:
- the LOC18608372 gene encoding calcium-dependent protein kinase 26, which translates into the protein MGNTCRGSFKGKLYQGYSQPEDHSSKRNNTSSDRSNSDYSPTSLNAQQLIAQEFSKETTKKDTHLALISPTKKDNIMRRGIDNQAYYVLGHKTPNIRDLYTLGRKLGQGQFGTTYLCIEISTGIEYACKSISKRKLISKEDVEDVRREIQIMHHLAGHKNIVTIKGAYEDSLYVHIVMELCSGGELFDRIIQRGHYSERKAAELTKIIVGVVEACHSLGVMHRDLKPENFLLVNKDDDFSLKAIDFGLSVFFKPGQVFTDVVGSPYYVAPEVLLKHYGPEADVWTAGVILYILLSGVPPFWAETQQGIFDAVLKGHIDFDSDPWPLISDSAKDLIRKMLCSRPSERLTAHEVLCHPWICENGVAPDRALDPAVLSRLKQFSAMNKLKKMALRVIAESLSEEEIAGLREMFTTMDTDNSGAITFDELKAGLRRYGSTLKDTEIRDLMDAADVDNSGTIDYGEFIAATVHLNKLEREEHLVAAFQYFDKDGSGYITVDELQQACAEHNMTDVLLEDIIREVDQDNDGRIDYGEFVAMMQKGNAGIGRRTMRNSLNMSMRDAPGA